One part of the Glycine soja cultivar W05 chromosome 11, ASM419377v2, whole genome shotgun sequence genome encodes these proteins:
- the LOC114374330 gene encoding transcription factor UNE10-like, with translation MSQCVPSWDVEDNPPPSRVSLRSNSNSTAPDVPMLDYEVAELTWENGQLSMHGLGLPRVPVKPPTAATNKYTWEKPRGSGTLESIVNQATSFSHQEKPRPLNGDSGGGGGVYGNFMVPWFDPHAAATTTTTTTNTMTMDALVPCSNREQGKKKGMEPGPGTCMVGCSTRVGSCCGGKGAKGHEASGRDQSVSGSATFGRDSKHVTLDTCDREFGVAFTSTSINSLENTSYAKHCTKTTTIEEHDSVSHSKPMGEDGDEEKKKRANGKSSVSTKRSRAAAIHNQSERKRRDKINQRMKTLQKLVPNSSKTDKASMLDEVIEYLKQLQAQVQMMNRINMSSMMLPLTMQQQLQMSMMSPMGMGLGMGMGMGMGMGMDMNSMNRANIPGIPPVLHPSAFMPMAASWDAAVAAAAGGGDRLQGTPASVMPDPLSTIFGCQSQPMTMDAYSRLAAMYQQLHQPPTSGSKN, from the exons ATGAGCCAGTGTGTTCCTAGTTGGGATGTCGAAGACAACCCACCACCCTCAAGAGTTTCTCTTCGCTCCAACTCCAATTCAACTGCCCCTGATGTTCCCAT GTTGGACTACGAGGTTGCTGAGCTGACATGGGAAAATGGGCAACTTTCTATGCATGGCTTAGGGCTACCGCGTGTGCCGGTAAAACCACCAACAGCCGCCACGAATAAGTACACATGGGAGAAGCCTCGGGGAAGTGGCACCTTGGAGTCCATAGTGAACCAAGCCACGAGCTTTTCCCACCAGGAAAAGCCCAGACCGTTAAACGGAgacagtggtggtggtggtggagttTATGGGAACTTCATGGTCCCATGGTTCGACCCTCATGCTGCCGCCACCACTACGACCACCACCACGAACACCATGACGATGGACGCGTTGGTGCCATGCTCGAACCGGGAGCAGGGCAAGAAGAAGGGTATGGAGCCGGGGCCCGGCACGTGCATGGTGGGGTGCTCCACCCGTGTGGGGTCATGCTGCGGGGGGAAGGGGGCGAAGGGGCATGAGGCGAGTGGGAGGGATCAAAGCGTGAGTGGGAGTGCCACGTTCGGAAGGGATAGCAAGCACGTGACCCTTGACACATGCGACAGGGAGTTCGGCGTGGCTTTCACTTCCACCTCCATCAACTCGCTCGAAAACACCAGCTACGCTAAGCACTGCACCAAGACCACCACCATAGAAGAACATGATTCTGTTTCCCACAGTAAACCAATG GGGGAAGACGGggatgaagagaagaaaaagagagcaaacgGCAAATCGTCGGTGTCCACTAAAAGGAGCAGAGCTGCGGCTATACACAACCAATCTGAAAGG AAAAGGAGGGATAAGATAAACCAAAGAATGAAGACATTGCAAAAGTTGGTCCCAAATTCCAGCAAG acTGATAAAGCTTCAATGTTGGATGAGGTGATAGAATATTTGAAGCAGTTGCAAGCACAAGTGCAGATGATGAATAGGATCAACATGTCATCGATGATGCTGCCATTGACCATGCAACAACAACTTCAAATGTCGATGATGTCTCCAATGGGCATGGGATTAGGGATGGGAATGGGGATGGGGATGGGAATGGGAATGGATATGAACTCCATGAACCGTGCTAACATCCCTGGCATCCCTCCAGTCCTCCACCCTTCTGCCTTCATGCCCATGGCAGCCTCGTGGGATGCCGCTGTTGCTGCCGCTGCTGGTGGAGGCGACCGCCTTCAAGGGACTCCGGCTTCCGTGATGCCTGACCCTTTGTCCACAATTTTTGGATGCCAATCGCAG CCCATGACCATGGATGCCTACAGTAGACTTGCTGCAATGTATCAGCAGCTGCACCAACCTCCTACTTCTGGTTCCAAGAACTGA